A genomic region of Ammospiza nelsoni isolate bAmmNel1 chromosome 3, bAmmNel1.pri, whole genome shotgun sequence contains the following coding sequences:
- the ADI1 gene encoding acireductone dioxygenase, with protein MVEAWYMDESQEDQRTPHRQQPNRAVSLEQLRRLGVVYRRLDADNYETDPCLKEIRRAENYSWMDIVTIHKDKLPNYEEKIKTFYEEHLHLDDEIRYILEGSGYFDVRDKDDKWIRISMEKGDMITLPAGIYHRFTLDENNYVKAMRLFVGEPVWTAYNRPADDFPARKHYMEFLAEEAHNDV; from the exons ATGGTGGAGGCCTGGTACATGGACGAGTCCCAGGAGGACCAGCGGACGCCGCACCGGCAGCAGCCCAACCGCGCcgtcagcctggagcagctgcgCCGCCTCGGCGTGGTGTACCGCAGG TTGGATGCTGATAACTATGAGACTGATCCATGCTTGAAAGAGATTCGGAGagcagaaaattattcttgGATGGATATAGTGACCATACATAAAGACAAGCTTCCAAATTATGAGGAAAAG ataaaaacattttatgaaGAACATTTACACCTCGATGATGAAATTCGCTACATCCTGGAGGGATCTGGCTATTTTGATGTTCGAGACAAGGATGACAAATGGATTCGGATTTCCATGGAGAAAGGAGACATGATAACCCTCCCTGCTGGCATATACCACCGATTTACACTGGATGAGAAC AACTACGTGAAGGCAATGAGGCTGTTTGTTGGAGAGCCCGTCTGGACTGCGTACAACAGGCCGGCTGACGATTTCCCTGCCCGGAAACACTACATGGAGTTCTTGGCTGAAGAAGCACATAATGATGTCTGA